In bacterium, a single genomic region encodes these proteins:
- a CDS encoding manganese catalase encodes MFFHDKRLQYNARPERPDPVFARKLQEVLGGQWGEISVMMSYLFQGWNCRGPAKYRDMILDIATEEISHVEMLATMIARLLEKGPVDAQEEAAKDPFVAAVLGGMNPQHVIVNGLGASPNDSMGYPWNARYTIASGNLLADFRYNVTAESQGRLQVCRLYQMTTDRGVRDMLSFLIARDTMHQNQWLAAIEELQADGLEETPVPSAFPENLQLSEVAYQFINTSRGLDSQAGRWASGPSIDGKGEFEYVGDPQPMGEEIRELEDGDPLALSTAKKPLRVIPPGLGGGEQRRLAAD; translated from the coding sequence CCTGCAGTACAACGCCCGGCCCGAGCGGCCGGACCCGGTGTTCGCCAGGAAGCTGCAGGAGGTGCTCGGCGGCCAGTGGGGCGAGATCAGCGTGATGATGAGCTATCTGTTCCAGGGCTGGAACTGCCGCGGGCCCGCCAAGTACCGGGACATGATCCTGGACATCGCCACGGAGGAGATCTCGCACGTCGAGATGCTCGCCACGATGATCGCGCGGCTGCTCGAGAAAGGGCCCGTGGACGCGCAGGAGGAGGCGGCGAAGGACCCGTTCGTCGCCGCGGTGCTCGGCGGGATGAACCCGCAGCACGTGATCGTGAACGGGCTCGGCGCCTCGCCGAACGACAGCATGGGCTACCCCTGGAACGCGCGTTACACCATAGCCAGCGGCAACCTGCTCGCGGACTTCCGTTACAACGTCACTGCGGAATCGCAGGGCCGGCTGCAGGTGTGCCGGCTCTACCAGATGACGACGGACCGTGGCGTGCGGGACATGCTGTCGTTCCTCATCGCGCGGGACACCATGCACCAGAACCAGTGGCTCGCGGCGATCGAGGAGCTCCAGGCGGATGGCCTGGAGGAGACGCCGGTCCCGAGCGCGTTCCCGGAGAACCTGCAACTGTCCGAGGTCGCCTACCAATTCATCAACACGTCCCGGGGTCTCGACAGCCAGGCCGGCCGCTGGGCCAGCGGCCCGTCCATCGACGGCAAGGGCGAGTTCGAGTACGTGGGCGATCCGCAGCCCATGGGCGAGGAGATCCGCGAGCTCGAGGACGGGGACCCGCTCGCGCTGAGCACGGCCAAGAAGCCGCTCCGGGTGATCCCGCCGGGCCTCGGTGGCGGCGAGCAGAGGCGGCTCGCGGCGGACTGA